One segment of Mycolicibacterium sp. YH-1 DNA contains the following:
- a CDS encoding hemerythrin domain-containing protein gives MASQPITTPGDVVTYLKAQHEAIKALFIHTLDAKNAADQQASFTRLRTLLAVHETAEEMMIHPRVRRKVDGGEEVAAARLSEEHDAKIALGNLERIPCGTAEFSKELIHLQRAVIEHAEREEAEEFTLLGEQLDADELAKLRTAVQFAERIAPTHPHAGVESGFANFAVGPFASLVDRARDALRGRAV, from the coding sequence ATGGCCTCACAGCCCATCACCACGCCTGGTGACGTCGTCACCTATCTCAAGGCTCAGCACGAGGCGATCAAGGCGCTGTTCATCCACACACTCGACGCGAAGAACGCAGCGGATCAGCAGGCGTCGTTCACACGGTTGCGCACACTGCTGGCCGTGCACGAGACGGCCGAGGAGATGATGATCCACCCCCGCGTCCGGCGCAAGGTCGACGGTGGCGAAGAGGTGGCCGCAGCTCGACTCAGCGAGGAACACGACGCCAAGATCGCCCTTGGCAACCTGGAGAGAATTCCGTGCGGCACCGCCGAGTTCAGCAAGGAACTCATTCACCTGCAGAGAGCTGTGATCGAGCATGCCGAACGCGAGGAAGCCGAGGAGTTCACCCTGCTGGGCGAGCAGCTCGACGCCGACGAACTCGCCAAGCTCAGGACCGCCGTCCAGTTCGCAGAACGTATCGCGCCGACACATCCGCATGCCGGCGTGGAGTCCGGCTTCGCCAACTTCGCGGTCGGCCCCTTCGCATCCCTAGTCGACCGGGCCCGCGACGCGCTGCGCGGTAGGGCCGTCTGA
- a CDS encoding PAS and ANTAR domain-containing protein produces the protein MGNGSSNPETDGFARVGSFQYLKAAGRWEWSDAVARMHGYAPGEVTPTTELILSHKHPDDKPAVAEVIDQVLQHGAAFSSRHRIIDTAGSEHVVVVVGDQLCGADGEVLGTTGFYIDITDDLDADVQRSVTEAVAEVEERRAIINQAIGIIRMAYGVSGDQAFKVLTWRSQETNVKLRKIAEGFVQELCEQPMDRRTRSAVDHVLLTVHERIPD, from the coding sequence GTGGGCAACGGATCGTCGAATCCCGAGACGGACGGATTCGCACGCGTCGGAAGCTTCCAATACCTGAAGGCTGCCGGGCGCTGGGAGTGGTCGGACGCAGTTGCTCGTATGCACGGCTACGCGCCGGGTGAGGTCACGCCGACGACCGAGCTGATCCTGTCCCACAAGCATCCTGACGACAAGCCCGCCGTGGCCGAGGTGATTGACCAGGTCCTGCAGCACGGAGCCGCGTTCAGCAGCAGGCACCGCATCATCGACACGGCGGGAAGCGAGCACGTCGTCGTGGTGGTGGGCGATCAACTGTGCGGCGCGGACGGCGAGGTCCTCGGCACGACGGGCTTCTACATCGATATCACCGACGACCTGGACGCCGACGTGCAACGCTCGGTCACCGAAGCCGTGGCCGAGGTCGAGGAGCGCCGCGCGATCATCAACCAGGCGATCGGCATCATTCGGATGGCCTATGGGGTGTCAGGCGATCAGGCATTCAAGGTGCTGACCTGGCGCTCGCAGGAGACCAACGTCAAGCTGCGCAAGATCGCGGAGGGGTTCGTTCAGGAACTCTGCGAGCAGCCCATGGATCGCAGAACGAGATCGGCCGTCGATCACGTGCTCCTCACGGTGCACGAGCGAATACCCGACTGA
- a CDS encoding DUF1942 domain-containing protein, with amino-acid sequence MNVMTTAAVVTGAIVVAASIGTGGTPSASAEPAAAGFGAQLHVTDTDGAGTGGYTVDDLQPSGTNELNVPLTGEVPLAGTLWEAPVAVDAVSGSVIPAMQFFNARTADGQNYRVLEQTLAPDLSVSPLNQGGNSSGSIYFDVTGPAPTEVVYDDGQNRLVWAG; translated from the coding sequence ATGAACGTGATGACAACCGCGGCAGTCGTAACCGGAGCAATCGTTGTGGCGGCCTCCATTGGAACGGGCGGTACCCCCAGTGCCTCGGCCGAACCGGCCGCCGCCGGGTTCGGCGCACAACTGCACGTCACCGACACAGACGGCGCGGGGACTGGTGGATACACCGTCGATGACCTGCAACCCAGTGGTACCAACGAGTTGAACGTGCCGCTGACTGGCGAGGTTCCGTTAGCGGGCACCCTGTGGGAGGCGCCCGTTGCCGTGGATGCGGTTAGCGGTTCCGTGATACCCGCGATGCAGTTCTTCAACGCGCGCACCGCCGACGGCCAGAACTACCGCGTGCTGGAGCAGACGCTGGCTCCCGATCTCAGCGTCTCCCCGCTCAACCAGGGTGGAAACTCCAGCGGGAGCATCTACTTCGACGTCACCGGGCCCGCCCCGACCGAGGTGGTGTACGACGACGGCCAGAACCGGCTGGTATGGGCTGGCTGA
- a CDS encoding endonuclease/exonuclease/phosphatase family protein, whose translation MRIATFNILHGRTVGNGVDVDRLADCVRRIDADILALQEVDHVQERSGMADLTAVAAEAMGATSHRFVAAISGTPGATWMAATGDEQPGTAAYGVALLSRHPAASWQVVRLPRIPMRFPMYLPGPRRVMVVDEEPRAAVIGRFDTPIGAVTVANTHLSFVPGWNRRQLRSLVRDLRGMPGPRLLVGDFNMTEGSVARWSGMRALATAPTFPAHEPNRQLDHVLTDDPRFVAAGCTAPLMPLSDHRPLIVDVLSPSRSSTSR comes from the coding sequence GTGCGGATCGCGACATTCAACATCCTTCACGGCAGGACCGTCGGTAACGGTGTCGACGTCGACAGGCTGGCCGACTGTGTGCGCCGCATCGACGCCGACATCCTTGCCCTGCAAGAGGTTGACCATGTGCAGGAGCGGTCCGGCATGGCCGACCTCACGGCCGTCGCCGCCGAGGCGATGGGTGCGACCAGCCATCGCTTCGTCGCCGCCATCTCCGGCACACCCGGCGCCACCTGGATGGCAGCCACCGGCGACGAGCAGCCCGGCACGGCCGCCTACGGCGTAGCACTGCTGTCGCGCCATCCCGCAGCGTCGTGGCAGGTGGTGCGGCTGCCACGGATACCGATGAGGTTCCCGATGTATCTGCCCGGGCCGCGTCGGGTGATGGTCGTCGACGAGGAGCCTCGCGCTGCGGTTATCGGCCGGTTCGACACCCCGATCGGCGCGGTGACAGTAGCCAACACGCATCTGTCGTTCGTCCCGGGGTGGAACCGCCGTCAGCTGCGCAGCCTCGTCCGTGACCTGCGCGGCATGCCGGGGCCGCGCCTGCTGGTGGGCGATTTCAATATGACTGAGGGGTCGGTGGCGCGCTGGTCGGGCATGCGAGCCCTCGCCACGGCGCCGACATTTCCCGCTCACGAACCCAACCGCCAACTCGATCACGTGCTCACAGACGACCCGAGGTTCGTCGCTGCGGGCTGCACCGCACCGCTGATGCCGCTCTCCGATCACCGGCCACTCATCGTCGACGTTTTGTCTCCCTCTCGGTCGAGCACTTCACGTTGA